GGCAGCACGGTCACCTACGCTAAATGTGCCAAAGCCAACCAGAGCGATTTTATCACCACCCTTGAGTGCCTCGGTTACGGTGTCAACAAAAGCTTTCAGGGCTTTTTCAGAATCAGACTTACTCAGTTCAGCTTTTTCGGCAATTGCAGTTACGAGCTCAGTTTTTGTCACGGCTAACCTCCTAGTTTTCAATGAGTTTTGCGTTGCTGAAACGCGCCAGTTATAACAGAGAATGGTAGAGAGCACAAGGCCTAAAAAGGCCCTCTCGCCAGCAAAATGAATAATTATTTATCTGCTTTCTCCCCATGGCCATCGCAGGGTTGTTCTAGCAACGCACGTGCCAAAACTTGATCCATATGGCCGACGCAGCAGATATCCAACCCCTTCTTCAGACTCTCCGGAATCTCTTTGAGATCCTTTTCATTCTCTTGTGGTACCAATACCATTTCCAATCCAGCTCGTTTTGCAGCCAGAAGTTTCTCTTTCAACCCGCCAATGGCAAGGACCTCTCCACGCAGGTTAATTTCTCCGGTCATGCCCAGGTTGCAGTCCACCGGACGGCGAGTCAATGCTGAAGAAATTGCAGTGGCCATGGTGATGCCAGCCGAGGGTCCATCTTTAGGGATAGCACCCTCAGGTACGTGAATATGCACGTCTATTTGGCGATAGAAGTCTTTTTCAAGACCCAATTCCTGCCAGCGGGAACGGACATAGGCCATGGCCGCCTGAGCCGATTCCTGCATCACATCACCGAGCTTTCCGGTGATGGTCAGCTTACCCTGACCGGGCAATTCCAGGACTTCAATCATGAGAATCTCTCCCCCGGATTGAGTCCATGCCAGACCGGTTGCAACACCAGATTGCGACGACTGATCTTTACGGCCAAAGCGATACGATGGCACACCTAAAAATTTATTGACCTGTGGCACACCAATGGAAATTTTTTCTTTTCCAGCGCTATCATCAACCATTTGTCGAGCAATTTTACGGCAAATGGCGGCAATACGGCGCTCCAAATCACGGACTCCAGACTCTCGAGTATAACGGCGAACGATCTCCCGGAGTGCTGCAGCACTAAAGCGGACACCGCGACCATCAAGACCATGCTCCTTCACCTGTTTGTTGATCAGGTGTTCGCAGGCAATCTGCAGTTTTTCCTCTTCTGTATAGCCATCAAGCTGAACAATCTCCATACGGTCCAGCAACGGCGCAGGAATACCCTGCAGAGAATTTGCCGTGGTAATAAACATGACATGGGACAGATCGTAATCCATGTCAAGAAAATGATCGCCAAAGGTTTTGTTCTGTTCCGGATCTAGCACTTCGAGCAGCGCCGATGACGGATCTCCACGAAAATCCATGGACATCTTATCGATCTCATCAAGCAGAAACACCGGATTACGGACGCCGGCCTTTTTCATGCTCTGAATCACCTTACCGGGCATGGCACCAATGTAGGTGCGGCGATGGCCACGAATCTCTGCTTCATCACGCACTCCACCAAGCGAGATGCGGATAAACTTGCGATTGATGGCACGGGCAATAGACCGCCCCAGTGATGTTTTACCCACTCCCGGTGGGCCAACCAGGCACAGAATTGGACCTTTGATTTTTTTGACCAGTGTCTGTACGGCCAGATGCTCAAGGATTCTTTCTTTAACCTTGTCGAGGCCATAATGGTCCTCATCAAGAATGGCCTTGGCGCGCTCGAGATCAGTACTGTCGCGCGTGCTTTTCTGCCACGGCATGGACAGCAGCCAGTCAATGTAATTGCGCACCACGGTTGCCTCAGCAGACATGGGCGACATCATTTTGAGTTTTCGCAGTTCAGCCGTGGCTTTTTCTGTCGCTTCTCGCGACATTTTACGCTTTTCGATCTGCTCTTCCAGCTCGATCAGCTCCTGCTTAAACTCATCTTTATCGCCAAGCTCTTTCTGAATGGCCCGCATCTGTTCATTGAGGTAATACTCTTTTTGCGTGCGCTCCATCTGGTTTTTGACACGCTTGCGGATCTTCTTCTCTATCTTGAGAATCTCGACCTCGCGCTCCATCAACTCAAGCAACAGTTCAAGGCGGTCACAGACATCAATCTGCTCGAGAACTTCCTGCTTCTCGTCCACGCGCAAGTTCAGATGAGCCGTGATAATGTCGGCCAGGTTGCCGGCACTCGTGACATTCTCAACCGCAGTCACC
The Desulfuromonas acetoxidans DSM 684 DNA segment above includes these coding regions:
- a CDS encoding HU family DNA-binding protein, with amino-acid sequence MTKTELVTAIAEKAELSKSDSEKALKAFVDTVTEALKGGDKIALVGFGTFSVGDRAARVGKNPQTGAEIKIPAAKVPKFKAGKALKDAVN
- the lon gene encoding endopeptidase La, with amino-acid sequence MTEISDTPERFEGAGAIPLLPLRDIVIFPEMVTPLFVGRPRSIAALEKAMDGQRLIFLVAQNDAEIDEPGRDDLFSIGTVAKISQLLKLPDGTMKLLVEGMVRAELLELIDEEACTLACCEEIQEGSCGSLETQALVRSAKELFDAYVSFSSKVPAEVVTAVENVTSAGNLADIITAHLNLRVDEKQEVLEQIDVCDRLELLLELMEREVEILKIEKKIRKRVKNQMERTQKEYYLNEQMRAIQKELGDKDEFKQELIELEEQIEKRKMSREATEKATAELRKLKMMSPMSAEATVVRNYIDWLLSMPWQKSTRDSTDLERAKAILDEDHYGLDKVKERILEHLAVQTLVKKIKGPILCLVGPPGVGKTSLGRSIARAINRKFIRISLGGVRDEAEIRGHRRTYIGAMPGKVIQSMKKAGVRNPVFLLDEIDKMSMDFRGDPSSALLEVLDPEQNKTFGDHFLDMDYDLSHVMFITTANSLQGIPAPLLDRMEIVQLDGYTEEEKLQIACEHLINKQVKEHGLDGRGVRFSAAALREIVRRYTRESGVRDLERRIAAICRKIARQMVDDSAGKEKISIGVPQVNKFLGVPSYRFGRKDQSSQSGVATGLAWTQSGGEILMIEVLELPGQGKLTITGKLGDVMQESAQAAMAYVRSRWQELGLEKDFYRQIDVHIHVPEGAIPKDGPSAGITMATAISSALTRRPVDCNLGMTGEINLRGEVLAIGGLKEKLLAAKRAGLEMVLVPQENEKDLKEIPESLKKGLDICCVGHMDQVLARALLEQPCDGHGEKADK